A stretch of the Fusarium musae strain F31 chromosome 2, whole genome shotgun sequence genome encodes the following:
- a CDS encoding hypothetical protein (EggNog:ENOG41) yields MASLSYALSLLQGVPIAAQVLTIIAAIPLAIYAYDWVRKERLFPGYPLISLDGKTPEESWINFPKETLVKGAQLCPDSPFQIASYTGPKLILPQKYAEEVRIAENAHFTKSVTADLPWSLPGFKAFQLQHDHDRVLPTVVRTKLSLSLNQLTKGIVEETLSVIEDLFGEQTRGGEWQTISIRGAAMQIVAQNTLRIMVGEKLCRDPELIDIHTRHAGAVFAAGSEIRAFPTALWPIVHWFLPLPQQLRKQLKRAEEIMGHEVRRREQEARTAIASGKKMAKFGDSVAWHVDVTNSLGVKDYDQTAGQLAFTMAALHNTSTQLGGVMWELCEHPEWIDILRKEVISLVTEMGWTRQTLAKMDLMDAFFKETQTYIRGPLTTVRRYAEKDLVFHDGLTIPKGRRFFLMPLIRIDKQGEFDPYRWVKRRETSDDPKGLLFVAAGLESQTFGLGKHACPGRFFAHDEMKVATALLILKYDWRKLPTTPKPYFGAKEDVAVFPDGVELEIKARKPEVDLS; encoded by the exons ATGGCGTCTCTCAGCTACGCCCTCTCCCTGCTGCAGGGTGTTCCAATCGCCGCCCAAGTACTCACAATCATTGCAGCCATCCCGTTAGCGATATATGCGTACGACTGGGTTCGCAAAGAGAGGCTTTTCCCTGGATATCCACTCATTTCTCTGGATGGAAAGACACCGGAGGAGAGCTGGATCAACTTCCCAAAGGAAACTCTCGTCAAAGGAGCTCAGCTATGCCCGGATTCACCGTTTCAAATCGCCAGCTACACCGGCCCCAAACTGATTCTCCCCCAAAAATATGCTGAAGAAGTGCGCATCGCAGAAAATGCTCATTTCACAAAGTCTGTTACTGCCGACCTCCCATGGTCACTCCCCGGCTTCAAAGCGTTTCAACTGCAGCACGACCACGATCGAGTCCTCCCGACTGTCGTTCGCACCAAGCTTTCACTTTCTCTGAACCAACTTACAAAGGGAATCGTGGAAGAGACCCTCTCAGTCATTGAGGATCTATTCGGTGAGCAGACACGGGGAGGAGAATGGCAGACAATCTCCATCCGAGGGGCAGCGATGCAGATCGTCGCTCAGAATACTCTTCGTATCATGGTGGGCGAGAAACTATGCCGCGACCCGGAACTGATCGACATCCACACAAGACATGCTGGCGCCGTCTTTGCTGCCGGTAGTGAGATTCGAGCATTCCCTACTGCGCTCTGGCCCATCGTCCACTGGTTCTTACCTCTGCCCCAGCAGCTCCGTAAGCAGCTGAAGCGTGCGGAGGAAATCATGGGCCACGAGGTGCGACGGCGTGAACAGGAGGCGAGGACGGCGATAGCGTCTGGCAAAAAGATGGCCAAGTTTGGTGACTCTGTGGCATGGCATGTGGACGTGACCAACAGCTTGGGAGTCAAGGATTACGATCAGACCGCCGGCCAGTTGGCGTTCACTATGGCCGCTCTTCACAATACCAGCACA CAACTCGGCGGAGTCATGTGGGAGCTTTGCGAACACCCCGAATGGATTGACATCCTCCGTAAAGAGGTCATTTCTCTGGTGACCGAAATGGGATGGACCCGACAAACTCTTGCCAAGATGGACCTCATGGATGCTTTCTTCAAGGAGACTCAGACATATATCCGCGGTCCCCTGACCACTGTGCGTCGATACGCCGAGAAGGACTTGGTATTCCACGACGGCCTCACGATCCCCAAAGGTCGTCGATTCTTTCTCATGCCCCTCATCCGCATCGACAAACAAGGAGAATTTGACCCGTACAGATGGGTCAAGAGGCGTGAGACGTCTGATGACCCCAAGGGTCTCCTCTTTGTTGCTGCGGGCCTGGAGAGCCAGACTTTTGGACTGGGGAAACATGCTTGTCCTGG ACGCTTCTTCGCCCATGACGAAATGAAGGTTGCCACTGCCCTTCTGATCCTCAAGTACGACTGGCGAAAGCTCCCTACCACGCCCAAGCCTTACTTTGGAGCAAAGGAAGACGTCGCCGTTTTCCCAGATGGCGTTGAGTTGGAGATCAAAGCCAGAAAGCCAGAGGTGGATCTTTCATGA
- the CBR1_1 gene encoding NADH-cytochrome b5 reductase (EggNog:ENOG41), which yields MPRNHTGKPAGLLAPQYVTGVYIPCTALILGTVFFKPQWLPLALAVCAALGGYQYLNNQTNKVLDPVNFKEFPLIKKDVLSHNTAIYRFGLPTPNSILGLPIGQHISIAANLDVKDPKTGEVKTKEVVRSYTPISSDFDPGYFDLLVKTYPNGNISRHLATLKIGGTIKVKGPKGTMVYTPNMVRGFGMIAGGTGITPMLQIIKAIVRGRKSGDRTEVDLIFANVNPEDILLKEDIDRLAREDDKLRVYYVLNNPPERWDGGVGFVTPDMIKERFPAPASDIKILLCGPPPMVSAMKKATESLGYQKARPVSKLEDQVFSF from the exons ATGCCGAGAAACCACACAGGCAAGCCCGCAGGCCTACTGGCACCGCAATATGTGACTGGTGTATACATACCATGTACGGCCCTCATCCTAGGCAcagtcttcttcaagcctcaATGGCTACCTCTAGCATTAGCAGTCTGCGCAGCTCTCGGGGGTTACCAATATTTGAACAATC AAACGAACAAGGTCCTTGACCCGGTCAACTTTAAAGAATTTCCTCTTATCAAGAAGGACGTCCTCTCTCACAATACTGCCATCTACCGCTTTGGCCTTCCCACCCCAAACTCGATCCTCGGGTTGCCCATCGGCCAGCACATCTCCATTGCCGCAAACCTCGATGTGAAGGACCCAAAGACCGGGgaggtcaagaccaaggaggtCGTTCGCTCATACACGCCAATCTCCTCCGATTTTGATCCCGGCTACTTTGACCTTCTTGTCAAGACCTATCCGAACGGTAACATCAGCAGACATCTCGCTACGCTCAAGATTGGTGGCACGATAAAGGTCAAGGGCCCAAAGGGCACCATGGTCTACACGCCTAACATGGTCAGAGGGTTTGGCATGATCGCTGGTGGTACTGGCATCACTCCAATGCTGCAGATAATCAAGGCTATTGTGCGCGGGAGAAAGAGCGGTGATAGGACGGAGGTAGATCTGATCTTTGCTAACGTCAACCCAGAGGACATTCTGTTGAAAGAAGACATAGATAGGCTTGCAAGAGAGGATGATAAATTGAGGGTGTACTATGTGCTCAACAATCCTCCGGAGAGATGGGACGGTGGCGTCGGATTTGTCACGCCCGATATGATCAAG GAACGTTTCCCAGCACCTGCTTCTGATATCAAGATTCTCCTCTGTGGCCCGCCACCAATGGTCAGCGCAATGAAGAAGGCGACCGAATCACTGGGCTATCAGAAGGCAAGGCCAGTGAGCAAGCTGGAGGACCAAGTCTTCAGCTTCTAG
- a CDS encoding hypothetical protein (EggNog:ENOG41) gives MSYQTAVTTEAQAGTIPLRHPDTTTDRPPPPPPVPSSDPHLIADDPSAPKASADHGLFEMSPAEALALLSAGVELLVRITGDVPPTPPPKSPTVPHMSGMQAEKENIVRSYSDKNLVKLRKQAELEAKRLAAKDKPEPVHDNQPESGDIDGVRLKPHPGLMSPPPQSEPYVVVGADSQPVNLQHSAITRKFYSKNEPPITINQYLQRLHQFCPMSTAVYLATSLYIHRLAVEERAIPVTRRNAHRLVLAGLRVAMKALEDLSYPHAKMAKVGGVSEAELARLEISFCFLVGFELVVGEARLRKHYERLRDRTSHHGFDNADVPILNLKPRPRGGVQPAA, from the coding sequence ATGTCTTATCAAACGGCTGTTACTACCGAGGCTCAGGCCGGCACAATTCCACTGCGACATCCCGATACCACGACTGATCGACCGCCGCCTCCTCCCCCGGTGCCCTCTTCCGATCCTCATTTGATCGCCGACGACCCCTCCGCACCGAAAGCCTCTGCCGATCATGGCCTCTTCGAGATGTCACCAGCAGAAGCACTCGCTTTGCTGAGCGCTGGCGTCGAGCTTCTTGTCAGGATAACGGGCGATGTACCGCCGACACCGCCGCCAAAATCTCCTACCGTGCCGCACATGAGTGGCATGcaagctgagaaggagaatatCGTGCGGTCATACTCGGATAAGAATCTGGTGAAATTAAGGAAACAGGCCGAGCTTGAGGCCAAGAGATTGGCTGCCAAAGATAAGCCTGAGCCTGTGCATGACAATCAACCAGAGTCGGGGGATATTGATGGTGTGCGGCTGAAGCCTCACCCAGGTCTCATGTCGCCGCCACCTCAATCAGAGCCTTATGTTGTCGTGGGAGCCGATTCCCAGCCTGTCAACTTGCAACACAGCGCTATAACACGCAAGTTCTACAGCAAGAATGAGCCTCCGATCACTATCAACCAGTATCTTCAGCGACTACACCAATTCTGTCCCATGAGTACCGCAGTATACCTCGCGACATCACTATATATACACCGATTAGCCGTTGAGGAGCGAGCTATCCCTGTCACCCGGCGCAACGCACATCGTTTAGTCCTGGCTGGTCTTAGAGTTGCCATGAaagctcttgaagatctATCTTATCCCCATGCCAAGATGGCTAAGGTGGGTGGCGTCAGTGAAGCAGAACTGGCTAGGTTGGAGATAAGCTTCTGTTTCCTGGTTGGATTCGAACTAGTTGTTGGTGAGGCTCGACTACGGAAACACTACGAGCGATTGAGAGATCGCACTTCGCACCACGGCTTCGATAATGCGGATGTTCCTATATTAAACCTCAAGCCTCGGCCACGCGGCGGAGTTCAGCCAGCAGCATAG
- a CDS encoding hypothetical protein (MEROPS:MER0001728), with amino-acid sequence MGAKTSEDDHSGGNGQGPLSSKPSSAGGEPRGVHLARDGDGSLGGDGGDDGDDDDKNNAPAGPLTDGAGKKKKKRKPKKKKKAPTQQSSPPRVPLSDLFREFPAGEIQDYNTARTTAEEVRFMGRRQLEDPEFLNDYRKAAEVHRQVRQWTQDNVKPGDKLIDVANGIEDGVRALLGNQGIEPGDNLKSGMGFPTGLCLNHETAHYTPNPGQKDVVLKYEDVMKVDFGVQINGWIVDSAFTMSFDPTYDNLLNAVKDATNSGIKASGIDVRICDVSAAIQEAMESYEVEINGKTYPVKPVRNISAHNIKHYQIHGGKSIPFIKNNDQTKMEEGEVFAIETFGTTGTGRLYDDFGTIVFCRRYLERLGQERYLAGLNSLVSNGILEAYEPLADIKGSYSAQFEHTILLRESHKEVISRGSDY; translated from the exons ATGGGCGCCAAGACATCTGAAGACGATCACTCTGGAGGAAATG GCCAAGGACCACTCTCATCCAAGCCATCCTCTGCAGGCGGAGAGCCACGCGGTGTTCATCTCGCCCGCGATGGCGACGGTAGTCTGGGAGGCGACGGGGGCGACGacggcgacgatgatgataagaACAACGCTCCCGCCGGACCGCTAACCGACGGTGCtggtaagaagaagaaaaagagaaagccgaagaagaagaagaaggctcctACACAGCAATCTTCACCTCCTAGAGTCCCACTGAGTGATCTCTTCAGAGAGTTTCCCGCTGGTGAAATTCAGGATTACAACACTGCTCGTACCACTGCTGAGGAAGTTCGCTTCATGGGTCGTCGACAACTCGAGGACCCGGAGTTTCTGAACGATTATCGAAAGGCTGCTGAAGTTCATCGTCAGGTCCGACAGTGGACGCAGGATAATGTCAAGCCGGGTGATAAGCTCATTGATGTTGCTAATGGTATTGAGGACGGCGTGCGTGCGTTGTTGGGGAATCAGGGTATTGAACCTGGTGATAACCTCAAGTCTGGAATGGGGTTCCCAACGGGTCTTTGTTTGAACCATGAAACTGCGCATTATACGCCTAATCCTGGCCAGAAGGATGTCGTGCTGAAGTATGAGGATGTTATGAAGGTTGATTTCGGCGTGCAGATCAATGGCTGGATCGTCGACAGTGCGTTCACCATGTCATTTGATCCTACCTACGATAATCTTCTGAATGCCGTCAAGGATGCGACCAACAGCGGCATCAAG GCCTCTGGCATCGACGTTCGTATCTGCGACGTCAGCGCCGCAATCCAAGAAGCAATGGAAAGTTACGAGGTCGAAATCAACGGAAAGACATACCCCGTGAAGCCCGTCCGCAACATCTCAGCGCACAACATCAAGCACTACCAGATCCACGGTGGAAAGTCGATCCcgttcatcaagaacaatgaTCAGACTAAAATGGAGGAAGGTGAAGTGTTTGCCATCGAGACGTTTGGTACAACCGGTACTGGACGGCTTTACGACGAT TTTGGGACTATTGTCTTTTGCCGTCGATATCTTGAGCGTTTAGGCCAAGAGCGATATCTCGCTGGT ctGAACTCTTTGGTGTCGAATGGTATTCTTGAGGCGTATGAGCCGCTTGCTGATATTAAGGGTTCTTACTCGGCGCAGTTCGAGCAT ACTATTCTGCTTCGAGAGTCGCATAAGGAGGTCATTAGTCGTGGAAGTGACTACTAA